From the genome of Pantoea alfalfae, one region includes:
- a CDS encoding SPOR domain-containing protein: MDEFKPEDELKPDASDRRPSRPRKSSTAAKTPVSRQRIMMGVGILVLLLLVLGIGSALNGPDEKKPATAGTTPAANGGSGSEKNIDLGGSSSMSGGQTPPSDAQTTPATSENNAATSGDAASNPQRDISMPPVASTPTQAAPVEAPANQQRVTLPGDLNSALTNQQQQVDSAAMGTQNGSSLPTAPATVSGNAGTAANPVTAPSVRQTPNKSNTAARPAHDSSHKTASKPVTRDSKTHTTPARTPVSSAPATTAAGSNSASKSLPGGSYTLQLSGASKPESLNAWAKQQNLSGYHVYKTTRNGQSWYVLVSGSYATPADAKRAVASLPADVRAKNPWVKPVSQVKKEASQ, translated from the coding sequence ATGGATGAGTTTAAACCGGAAGACGAGTTAAAACCTGACGCCAGCGACCGCCGTCCCTCGCGCCCTCGTAAGTCGTCTACTGCGGCCAAAACACCGGTTTCGCGCCAGCGTATCATGATGGGTGTCGGGATCCTGGTTCTGCTGTTACTGGTGCTGGGGATTGGTTCGGCGCTGAATGGCCCGGATGAGAAAAAACCGGCCACGGCGGGCACAACCCCTGCCGCCAATGGCGGTTCCGGCAGCGAAAAGAATATTGACCTGGGCGGCTCCTCTTCCATGTCCGGTGGACAGACTCCTCCGTCAGATGCGCAGACTACCCCCGCCACCAGCGAAAATAACGCGGCGACCAGCGGTGATGCTGCCTCTAATCCGCAGCGCGACATCTCGATGCCGCCTGTGGCTTCAACGCCTACGCAGGCCGCACCGGTTGAGGCACCCGCAAATCAGCAGCGTGTCACGCTGCCGGGCGATCTGAACAGCGCGCTGACTAATCAGCAGCAGCAGGTTGACAGTGCCGCGATGGGCACGCAGAACGGCAGTTCACTGCCAACGGCGCCAGCAACGGTCAGCGGCAATGCCGGAACGGCTGCCAATCCTGTCACGGCACCTTCAGTCCGTCAGACACCGAACAAATCAAATACGGCTGCTCGTCCGGCGCACGATTCATCGCATAAAACAGCGTCGAAGCCAGTAACCCGTGACAGCAAAACGCATACCACGCCAGCGCGTACGCCAGTGAGTTCTGCGCCAGCTACCACGGCAGCGGGCAGCAATTCAGCCAGCAAATCACTGCCAGGGGGCAGTTATACTCTGCAGCTGAGCGGTGCATCAAAGCCGGAAAGCCTGAATGCCTGGGCTAAGCAACAGAATCTGAGTGGATATCACGTCTACAAAACCACCCGTAACGGTCAGTCGTGGTACGTGCTGGTGAGTGGCTCCTATGCCACACCGGCCGATGCCAAACGCGCTGTAGCATCGCTGCCTGCAGACGTGCGTGCGAAGAACCCGTGGGTAAAACCAGTCAGCCAGGTGAAGAAAGAAGCCAGCCAATAG
- the hofQ gene encoding DNA uptake porin HofQ — protein MKRIATLLLLINCLLPVYAADEEPLSLTFDNAPVARILQALADYQQINLMIAPEVEGALSLRLDNLPWHQALELVARMAKLTLIEQGNVLLVYPESWQQEQQQTRQAEQQARLLQEPLQQRAVILRYASASEVHASLLSERQSLMSERGSVTVDKRTNALLLRDTAAALKETERWIRALDLPLEQIELSAHIVTISEEHLQELGVKWGLQAGDAAVTDILHHPRLDIPLAVSSPGVSVGMALARIGGQLLDLELSALEQENQIEIIASPRLFTSHQQTASIKQGTEIPYEVSAGNSGATSIEFKEAVLGMEVTPTISGHGRIQLKIHISQNMPGRSIRTGDSDILSIDKQEIETQVTVSDGQTLALGGIFQQQRSHGENKVPLLGKVPLIGGLFRQQSEQRKKRELVIFITPRLVREAALTAG, from the coding sequence ATGAAAAGGATAGCCACTCTGCTGCTGCTCATAAACTGCCTGCTGCCGGTTTACGCCGCTGATGAGGAGCCTCTCAGCCTGACGTTTGATAACGCGCCGGTAGCGCGCATTTTGCAGGCGCTGGCTGACTATCAACAGATCAACCTGATGATTGCGCCAGAAGTTGAAGGGGCGTTATCGCTGCGGCTCGATAACCTGCCGTGGCATCAGGCGCTGGAGCTGGTGGCGCGCATGGCAAAGCTGACGCTGATAGAACAGGGTAATGTCCTGCTGGTCTATCCGGAAAGCTGGCAACAGGAACAGCAGCAGACACGGCAGGCTGAGCAGCAGGCCCGGTTGCTGCAGGAGCCTTTGCAGCAGCGCGCCGTGATATTGCGTTACGCCAGCGCCAGTGAGGTGCATGCCAGTCTGCTGAGTGAGCGGCAGTCGCTGATGAGCGAGCGCGGCAGCGTAACGGTCGACAAACGCACCAACGCCCTGTTACTGCGCGATACGGCGGCAGCGTTGAAAGAGACGGAGCGCTGGATACGGGCGCTGGACCTGCCACTGGAGCAGATCGAGCTATCGGCGCATATCGTCACCATCAGCGAAGAGCATCTGCAGGAGCTGGGTGTGAAGTGGGGATTGCAGGCGGGTGACGCCGCCGTGACTGACATCCTGCATCATCCCCGGCTGGATATTCCGCTGGCGGTCAGTTCGCCCGGCGTCAGCGTGGGTATGGCACTGGCGCGCATCGGCGGTCAGCTTCTGGACCTGGAATTAAGTGCGCTGGAGCAGGAGAACCAGATTGAAATCATCGCCAGTCCACGCCTCTTTACCTCACATCAACAGACCGCGTCGATTAAGCAGGGCACTGAGATTCCTTATGAAGTGTCGGCGGGAAACAGCGGAGCCACCAGTATTGAGTTCAAAGAAGCGGTGCTGGGCATGGAGGTGACACCGACGATTTCCGGGCATGGCCGCATCCAGCTGAAGATCCATATCAGTCAGAACATGCCGGGTCGCAGCATCAGAACCGGCGACAGCGACATATTATCCATTGATAAACAGGAAATTGAGACGCAGGTCACGGTCAGTGACGGGCAAACACTGGCGTTAGGGGGTATCTTTCAGCAGCAGCGCAGTCACGGAGAGAATAAGGTGCCGCTGCTGGGAAAGGTGCCGCTGATTGGCGGGTTGTTTCGTCAGCAATCAGAGCAGCGCAAAAAAAGAGAGCTGGTGATCTTCATAACGCCGCGATTGGTCAGGGAAGCAGCGCTTACGGCTGGATAA
- the aroK gene encoding shikimate kinase AroK — protein MAEKRNIFLVGPMGAGKSTIGRQLAQQLNMEFFDSDQEIERRTGADVGWVFDVEGEAGFRDREEKIINELTEKQGIVLATGGGSVKSRETRNRLSARGVVVYLETTIEKQLARTQRDKKRPLLQVDSPPREVLEALAGERNPLYEEIADVTIRTDDQSAKVVANQIIHMLEKS, from the coding sequence ATGGCAGAGAAACGCAATATCTTTCTGGTTGGGCCGATGGGTGCCGGCAAAAGCACTATTGGCCGTCAGTTGGCTCAGCAACTCAACATGGAGTTCTTCGATTCCGATCAGGAAATTGAGCGACGCACCGGAGCGGATGTGGGCTGGGTTTTTGATGTCGAAGGCGAAGCTGGCTTTCGCGATCGCGAAGAAAAAATCATTAACGAACTGACCGAGAAGCAAGGCATCGTCCTGGCGACAGGCGGTGGTTCCGTCAAATCCCGGGAAACGCGTAATCGTCTCTCCGCCCGCGGTGTTGTGGTTTATCTTGAAACCACCATCGAGAAGCAACTGGCGCGCACCCAACGTGACAAAAAACGTCCGTTGCTGCAGGTGGATTCACCGCCGCGCGAAGTGCTTGAAGCGCTGGCTGGCGAACGCAACCCGCTCTACGAAGAGATCGCCGATGTCACCATTCGCACAGATGATCAGAGTGCGAAAGTGGTGGCGAATCAGATTATCCACATGTTGGAAAAAAGTTGA
- the aroB gene encoding 3-dehydroquinate synthase, which translates to MEKITVSLGERSYPITIAAGLFNDPASFWPLTAGENAMVVTNQTLAPLYLDQLTARLTAAGVKVDQVILPDGEQYKTLTVMDQVFTALLQKPHGRDTTLVALGGGVIGDLTGFAAASYQRGVRFIQVPTTLLSQVDSSVGGKTAVNHPLGKNMIGAFYQPASVVIDTACLKTLPARELASGLAEVIKYGIILDGAFFEWLEQNLDALLALDEQALSYCIRRCCELKAEVVAADERENGQRALLNLGHTFGHAIEAHMGYGNWLHGEAIAAGMVMAARTAERLGQFQPQETDRIIALFQRAGLPVHGPQVMSAEMYLPHMMRDKKVLAGELRLILPLSIGRSEVRGGVAHDMVLAAINDCQQP; encoded by the coding sequence ATGGAGAAGATCACCGTCTCACTGGGGGAACGCAGTTACCCCATCACTATCGCCGCCGGACTGTTTAACGATCCGGCTTCTTTTTGGCCGCTGACCGCGGGCGAAAACGCCATGGTGGTGACAAACCAGACGCTGGCTCCGCTCTATCTTGACCAGCTGACAGCACGGCTGACGGCGGCAGGTGTAAAAGTGGATCAGGTGATCTTACCCGATGGCGAGCAATATAAGACGCTGACCGTGATGGATCAGGTCTTTACTGCGCTCCTGCAAAAGCCTCACGGTCGTGATACAACGCTTGTCGCCTTAGGCGGCGGCGTCATTGGCGATCTTACCGGTTTTGCTGCGGCCAGTTATCAGCGTGGCGTACGCTTTATTCAGGTACCGACCACCTTACTGTCGCAGGTTGATTCTTCGGTTGGCGGCAAAACGGCCGTTAACCATCCGCTGGGCAAAAACATGATCGGCGCGTTTTATCAACCCGCCTCGGTGGTGATTGATACGGCCTGTCTGAAGACGCTGCCCGCGCGCGAACTGGCGTCTGGTCTGGCGGAAGTCATAAAGTACGGCATCATCCTCGACGGTGCGTTCTTCGAGTGGCTGGAGCAGAATCTTGATGCGCTGTTGGCACTGGATGAACAGGCGCTGTCGTACTGCATTCGTCGCTGCTGTGAACTGAAAGCAGAGGTTGTAGCGGCCGATGAGCGTGAAAACGGTCAGCGGGCATTGCTTAATCTGGGCCATACTTTTGGTCATGCGATTGAAGCGCACATGGGCTACGGCAACTGGCTGCACGGTGAAGCGATTGCGGCGGGCATGGTGATGGCAGCACGTACGGCTGAACGTCTGGGACAGTTCCAGCCGCAGGAGACCGACCGCATTATTGCCCTGTTCCAGCGTGCCGGTTTGCCGGTGCATGGGCCGCAGGTGATGAGTGCAGAGATGTATCTGCCACACATGATGCGCGATAAAAAAGTTCTGGCGGGCGAACTGCGGCTGATACTCCCGCTGTCGATTGGCCGCTCTGAAGTGCGTGGTGGCGTGGCACATGATATGGTGCTGGCTGCAATTAACGATTGTCAGCAACCCTGA